From Solanum lycopersicum chromosome 8, SLM_r2.1, the proteins below share one genomic window:
- the TMT gene encoding gamma-tocopherol methyltransferase isoform 1 (isoform 1 is encoded by transcript variant 1) yields the protein MGSQCYSAYSIQSLNPTCPSSSSSSVIFTLLKPQIHRRRIITCCNSSRRRRRMASVAAMNAVSSSSVEVGIQNQQELKKGIADLYDESSGIWEDIWGDHMHHGYYEPKSSVELSDHRAAQIRMIEQALSFAAISDPAKKPTSIVDVGCGIGGSSRYLAKKYGATAKGITLSPVQAERAQALADAQGLGDKVSFQVADALNQPFPDGQFDLVWSMESGEHMPNKEKFVGELARVAAPGGTIILVTWCHRDLSPSEESLTPEEKELLNKICKAFYLPAWCSTADYVKLLQSNSLQDIKAEDWSENVAPFWPAVIKSALTWKGFTSVLRSGWKTIKAALAMPLMIEGYKKGLIKFAIITCRKPE from the exons ATGGGCAGCCAATGCTATTCCGCTTATTCTATCCAATCATTGAACCCCACGTGTCCatcatcttcttcctcctctGTTATCTTCACTCTTCTTAAACCCCAGATTCACAGAAGAAGAATCATTACTTGTTGTaatagtagtagaagaagaagaagaatggctAGTGTTGCTGCGATGAATGCTGTGTCTTCGTCATCTGTAGAAGTTGGAATACAGAATCAACAGGAGCTGAAAAAAGGAATTGCAGATTTATATGATGAGTCTTCTGGGATTTGGGAAGATATTTGGGGTGACCATATGCATCATGGATATTATGAACCTAAATCCTCTGTGGAACTTTCAGATCATCGTGCTGCTCAGATCCGTATGATTGAACAGGCTCTAAGTTTTGCTGCTATTTCTG ATCCAGCGAAGAAACCAACGTCCATAGTTGATGTTGGATGTGGCATCGGTGGCAGTTCTAGGTACCTTGCAAAGAAATATGGCGCTACAGCTAAAGGTATCACTTTGAGTCCTGTACAAGCAGAGAGGGCTCAAGCTCTTGCTGATGCTCAGGGATTAGGTGATAAG GTTTCATTTCAAGTAGCAGACGCCTTGAATCAGCCTTTTCCAGATGGGCAATTCGACTTGGTTTGGTCCATGGAGAGTGGAGAACACATGCCGAACAAAGAAAAG TTTGTTGGCGAATTAGCTCGAGTGGCAGCACCAGGAGGCACAATCATCCTTGTCACATGGTGCCACAGGGACCTTTCCCCTTCGGAGGAATCTCTGACTCCAGAGGAGAAAGAGCTGTTAAATAAGATATGCAAAGCCTTCTATCTTCCGGCTTGGTGTTCCACTGCTGATTATGTGAAGTTACTTCAATCCAATTCTCTTCAG GATATCAAGGCAGAAGACTGGTCTGAGAATGTTGCTCCATTTTGGCCAGCAGTCATAAAGTCAGCACTGACATGGAAGGGCTTCACATCAGTACTACGCAGTG GATGGAAGACAATCAAAGCTGCACTGGCAATGCCACTGATGATTGAAGGATACAAGAAAGGTCTCATCAAATTTGCCATCATCACATGTCGAAAACCTGAATA A
- the LOC101250616 gene encoding homeobox-leucine zipper protein HDG5 isoform X2 has protein sequence MFGDCQLFSSMGMGGNNNNNNNVSSDTLYSSSIQNPNFNFMTMGGNNLPFNIFPPNNIIPEENGLFKNKEEMDSGSGSEHIEGMSGNELEPEQQQQQQQQGGKKKRYHRHTVRQIQEMEALFKECPHPDDKQRLKLSQDLGLKPRQVKFWFQNRRTQMKAQQDRSDNVILRAENDNLKNENYRLQAALRSIMCPTCGGPAMLGEMGYDEQQLRLENARLKEEFERVCCLVSQYNGRGPMQGLGPPNPLLPPSLELDMSINNFTSKFEDQPDCADMVPVPLLMPDQNNSQFSGGPMILEEEKSLAMELALSSMDELVKMCTSSDPLWIRASNDSGKEVLNVEEYSRMFPWPVGVKQNGNELKIEATRSSAVVIMNSITLVDAFLDTNKCIELFPSIISRAKTIQVATSGVSGHASGSLQLMFMEMQVLTPLVSTRECYFLRYCQQNVEEGSWAIVDFPLDSLHNNFPPPFPYFKRRPSGCIIQDMPNGYSRVTWVEHAEVEENPVNQIFNHFVTSGVAFGAQRWLSILQRQCERLASLMARNISDLGVIPSPEARKSLMNLAQRMIKTFCMNISTCCGQSWTALSDSPDDTVRITTRKVTEPGQPNGLILSAVSTSWLPYNHFQVFDLLRDERRRAQLDVLSNGNSLHEVAHIANGSHPGNCISLLRINVASNSSQSVELMLQESCTDDSGSLVVYTTVDVDAIQLAMNGEDPSCIPLLPLGFVITPINNGQVNMNNSDNNVSGTEANSSQSSEKRQNLSSIQEYSGGCLLTVGLQVLASTIPSAKLNLSSVTAINHHLCNTVQQINAALVAFYPDTEITAPSSPPPQQPKSSKQADENSNS, from the exons ATGTTTGGTGATTGTCAACTATTTTCATCTATGGGGATGGgaggaaataataataataataataatgtttctTCCGATACACTCTACTCTTCCTCGATCCAAAACCCTAATTTTAACTTCATGACTATGGGAGGAAATAACTTGCCTTTCAACATATTTCCTCCTAATAATATTATTCct gaagaaaatggattattcaaaaacaaagaagaaatggATAGTGGATCAGGAAGTGAACATATTGAAGGAATGTCTGGAAATGAACTCGAACccgaacaacaacaacaacagcaacaacaagggGGAAAGAAGAAACGTTATCATAGACATACTGTTCGTCAGATCCAAGAAATGGAAGC GTTATTTAAGGAATGTCCACATCCAGATGACAAGCAAAGGCTTAAACTAAGCCAAGACCTTGGCCTTAAACCACGTCAAGTTAAATTCTGGTTTCAAAATCGAAGAACTCAAATGAAG GCTCAACAAGATCGATCAGATAATGTGATACTTAGAGCTGAGAATGACAATTTAAAGAATGAGAATTATCGACTGCAAGCAGCTCTACGCAGTATTATGTGCCCTACTTGTGGAGGTCCTGCCATGCTTGGAGAAATGGGATATGATGAACAACAACTCCGCCTCGAAAATGCCCGTCTCAAAGAAGAG TTTGAGCGAGTATGTTGCCTTGTATCTCAATACAATGGCCGCGGCCCAATGCAAGGGCTAGGACCACCAAATCCACTTCTTCCACCATCGTTGGAACTCGATATGTCCATTAATAATTTCACAAGTAAATTCGAGGACCAGCCAGACTGCGCGGATATGGTTCCTGTTCCCTTACTTATGCCTGATCAGAACAACTCTCAATTCTCTGGTGGTCCAATGATCTTGGAAGAGGAAAAATCTCTTGCTATGGAACTTGCTCTTTCATCGATGGATGAATTAGTCAAGATGTGCACAAGCTCTGATCCGCTCTGGATTAGGGCTTCTAATGATTCTGGAAAAGAAGTGCTTAACGTTGAAGAATATTCTAGAATGTTCCCATGGCCTGTTGGAGTCAAACAGAATGGAAATGAGCTTAAAATTGAAGCAACTCGTAGCAGTGCTGTTGTTATCATGAATAGCATCACTCTCGTTGACGCCTTCTTGGATACA aataaatGTATAGAGCTTTTTCCATCTATCATTTCTAGAGCCAAAACGATTCAAGTTGCAACTTCAGGAGTTTCAGGACATGCCAGTGGTTCTCTTCAATtg ATGTTTATGGAAATGCAAGTTTTGACACCCTTAGTGTCAACAAGAGAATGTTATTTCTTGCGTTATTGCCAACAAAATGTGGAGGAAGGGAGTTGGGCAATTGTTGATTTTCCTCTTGATAGTCTTCACAACAATTTCCCACCACCTTTCCCTTATTTCAAGAGAAGACCTTCTGGATGCATCATTCAAGACATGCCCAATGGATACTCTAGG gttaCATGGGTTGAACATGCTGAGGTGGAGGAAAATCCAgtgaatcaaatatttaatcACTTTGTAACTAGTGGAGTGGCATTTGGAGCACAAAGATGGTTATCAATCTTGCAAAGACAATGTGAAAGGCTTGCTAGTCTTATGGCTAGAAATATATCTGACCTTGGAG TGATACCATCTCCAGAAGCGCGAAAGAGCTTGATGAATTTGGCACAAAGGATGATCAAGACATTTTGTATGAACATTAGTACTTGTTGTGGTCAATCATGGACAGCTCTTTCTGATTCTCCTGATGACACTGTTAGAATCACTACTAGAAAAGTTACGGAACCAGGACAACCTAATGGACTAATTCTTAGCGCGGTTTCAACTTCTTGGCTTCCATATAATCATTTCCAGGTCTTTGATCTCTTGAGAGATGAACGTCGTAGAGCTCAg TTGGATGTACTTTCAAATGGGAACTCATTACATGAAGTGGCTCATATTGCAAATGGTTCACATCCAGGGAATTGCATCTCTCTTCTTCGAATTAAT GTGGCTAGCAATTCATCTCAAAGTGTAGAGCTAATGCTACAAGAGAGTTGCACGGATGATTCAGGGAGCCTGGTGGTCTACACAACAGTAGACGTGGACGCGATCCAGCTAGCTATGAACGGGGAGGATCCATCGTGCATTCCTCTTCTTCCCTTAGGGTTTGTAATAACACCAATCAATAACGGACAAGTCAATATGAACAACAGTGACAACAACGTCTCTGGTACTGAGGCTAATTCATCTCAATCTTCCGAAAAGAGACAGAACTTGTCCTCAATTCAAGAGTATTCAGGAGGATGCCTACTCACCGTTGGATTACAAGTCCTCGCTAGCACGATCCCAAGTGCAAAGCTCAATCTATCTAGCGTCACTGCTATTAACCATCATTTATGCAACACCGTACAACAAATCAATGCTGCACTTGTTGCTTTTTACCCCGACACAGAGATAACTGCACCATCATCTCCACCACCACAACAACCAAAATCGTCCAAGCAAGCGGACGAAAACTCAAATTCCTAA
- the LOC101264356 gene encoding AP2-like ethylene-responsive transcription factor At1g16060 → MMNAISVKCEKLSPGNRRSLCMVDYDIPVNNKCIKRRRKSPATVVTVNDNSQKLDSSKVDQSNSIVQTPTVKRSSRFRGVSRHRWTGRYEAHLWDKASWNVTQKKKGKQVYLGAYDEEESAARAYDLAAIKYWGTTTFTNFPISDYEKEIEIMQSMTKEEHLASLRRRSSGFARGVSKYRGVARHHHNNRWEARIGRVFDTQEEAARAYDIAAIEYRGTNAMTNFDMNTYIRWLKPNNTNSLMQFQDLTSEDQPIQISNTNDMINPIHDSSYSFNHNHFTTITTNTEKLYAIPRSQEPIERKMPLSYCKKSSSPTALSLLLRSSMFQELVEKNSSTDSEESEENNMKHGAQSNRENEFLFCTNDKLPKLESWENGTTSSSASLG, encoded by the exons ATGATGAATGCAATTAGTGTTAAATGTGAGAAGTTGAGCCCTGGAAATAGAAGAAGTTTATGTATGGTGGATTATGATATTCCAGttaataataaatgtattaaaagacGAAGAAAATCTCCAGCAACTGTCGTTACAGTGAATGATAACAGCCAAAAATTGGATTCATCAAAAGTAGATCAAAGTAATAGTATTGTACAAACTCCTACTGTCAAGAGAAGTTCAAGATTCAGAGGTGTTAGTAG GCATCGATGGACAGGGCGATATGAAGCTCATTTATGGGATAAGGCTTCATGGAATGTAACTCAGAAAAAGAAGGGGAAACAAGTCTATCTTG GAGCTTACGACGAAGAAGAATCAGCAGCAAGAGCTTATGATTTAGCTGCAATCAAGTATTGGGGCACAACAACTTTCACCAATTTTCCG ATATCTGATTATGAGAAAGAAATTGAGATCATGCAAAGTATGACAAAGGAAGAACATTTAGCCTCTTTAAGAAG AAGAAGCAGTGGTTTTGCTCGCGGAGTATCCAAGTATAGAGGAGTCGCGAG GCATCATCACAATAACAGATGGGAAGCAAGAATAGGACGAGTATTTG ACACTCAAGAAGAGGCTGCTCGAGCTTATGATATTGCAGCGATTGAATACAGGGGAACTAACGCGATGACAAACTTTGACATGAACACATACATTAGATGGCTAAAGCCAAATAATACCAATTCTCTAATGCAATTTCAAGATTTAACATCAGAAGATCAGCCTATACAAATTAGTAACACTAATGATATGATCAACCCGATACACGACTCTTCATACTCGTTTAACCACAATCATTTCACAACCATCACCACCAATACTGAAAAACTGTATGCTATACCGCGTAGCCAGGAACCTATTGAAAGAAAAATGCCCTTAAGTTATTGCAAGAAGTCATCGTCACCTACTGCTCTAAGCCTTTTGCTTCGATCCTCCATGTTTCAAGAGCTCGTTGAGAAGAATTCGAGCACTGATTCTGAAGAGAGTGAAGAGAATAACATGAAGCACGGAGCACAATCGAATagagaaaatgagtttttgttTTGCACAAATGATAAGTTGCCAAAATTGGAGTCTTGGGAAAATGGTACAACTTCTTCTTCAGCTTCCTTGGGATAG
- the LOC101250616 gene encoding homeobox-leucine zipper protein HDG5 isoform X1, translated as MFGDCQLFSSMGMGGNNNNNNNVSSDTLYSSSIQNPNFNFMTMGGNNLPFNIFPPNNIIPKEENGLFKNKEEMDSGSGSEHIEGMSGNELEPEQQQQQQQQGGKKKRYHRHTVRQIQEMEALFKECPHPDDKQRLKLSQDLGLKPRQVKFWFQNRRTQMKAQQDRSDNVILRAENDNLKNENYRLQAALRSIMCPTCGGPAMLGEMGYDEQQLRLENARLKEEFERVCCLVSQYNGRGPMQGLGPPNPLLPPSLELDMSINNFTSKFEDQPDCADMVPVPLLMPDQNNSQFSGGPMILEEEKSLAMELALSSMDELVKMCTSSDPLWIRASNDSGKEVLNVEEYSRMFPWPVGVKQNGNELKIEATRSSAVVIMNSITLVDAFLDTNKCIELFPSIISRAKTIQVATSGVSGHASGSLQLMFMEMQVLTPLVSTRECYFLRYCQQNVEEGSWAIVDFPLDSLHNNFPPPFPYFKRRPSGCIIQDMPNGYSRVTWVEHAEVEENPVNQIFNHFVTSGVAFGAQRWLSILQRQCERLASLMARNISDLGVIPSPEARKSLMNLAQRMIKTFCMNISTCCGQSWTALSDSPDDTVRITTRKVTEPGQPNGLILSAVSTSWLPYNHFQVFDLLRDERRRAQLDVLSNGNSLHEVAHIANGSHPGNCISLLRINVASNSSQSVELMLQESCTDDSGSLVVYTTVDVDAIQLAMNGEDPSCIPLLPLGFVITPINNGQVNMNNSDNNVSGTEANSSQSSEKRQNLSSIQEYSGGCLLTVGLQVLASTIPSAKLNLSSVTAINHHLCNTVQQINAALVAFYPDTEITAPSSPPPQQPKSSKQADENSNS; from the exons ATGTTTGGTGATTGTCAACTATTTTCATCTATGGGGATGGgaggaaataataataataataataatgtttctTCCGATACACTCTACTCTTCCTCGATCCAAAACCCTAATTTTAACTTCATGACTATGGGAGGAAATAACTTGCCTTTCAACATATTTCCTCCTAATAATATTATTCct aaggaagaaaatggattattcaaaaacaaagaagaaatggATAGTGGATCAGGAAGTGAACATATTGAAGGAATGTCTGGAAATGAACTCGAACccgaacaacaacaacaacagcaacaacaagggGGAAAGAAGAAACGTTATCATAGACATACTGTTCGTCAGATCCAAGAAATGGAAGC GTTATTTAAGGAATGTCCACATCCAGATGACAAGCAAAGGCTTAAACTAAGCCAAGACCTTGGCCTTAAACCACGTCAAGTTAAATTCTGGTTTCAAAATCGAAGAACTCAAATGAAG GCTCAACAAGATCGATCAGATAATGTGATACTTAGAGCTGAGAATGACAATTTAAAGAATGAGAATTATCGACTGCAAGCAGCTCTACGCAGTATTATGTGCCCTACTTGTGGAGGTCCTGCCATGCTTGGAGAAATGGGATATGATGAACAACAACTCCGCCTCGAAAATGCCCGTCTCAAAGAAGAG TTTGAGCGAGTATGTTGCCTTGTATCTCAATACAATGGCCGCGGCCCAATGCAAGGGCTAGGACCACCAAATCCACTTCTTCCACCATCGTTGGAACTCGATATGTCCATTAATAATTTCACAAGTAAATTCGAGGACCAGCCAGACTGCGCGGATATGGTTCCTGTTCCCTTACTTATGCCTGATCAGAACAACTCTCAATTCTCTGGTGGTCCAATGATCTTGGAAGAGGAAAAATCTCTTGCTATGGAACTTGCTCTTTCATCGATGGATGAATTAGTCAAGATGTGCACAAGCTCTGATCCGCTCTGGATTAGGGCTTCTAATGATTCTGGAAAAGAAGTGCTTAACGTTGAAGAATATTCTAGAATGTTCCCATGGCCTGTTGGAGTCAAACAGAATGGAAATGAGCTTAAAATTGAAGCAACTCGTAGCAGTGCTGTTGTTATCATGAATAGCATCACTCTCGTTGACGCCTTCTTGGATACA aataaatGTATAGAGCTTTTTCCATCTATCATTTCTAGAGCCAAAACGATTCAAGTTGCAACTTCAGGAGTTTCAGGACATGCCAGTGGTTCTCTTCAATtg ATGTTTATGGAAATGCAAGTTTTGACACCCTTAGTGTCAACAAGAGAATGTTATTTCTTGCGTTATTGCCAACAAAATGTGGAGGAAGGGAGTTGGGCAATTGTTGATTTTCCTCTTGATAGTCTTCACAACAATTTCCCACCACCTTTCCCTTATTTCAAGAGAAGACCTTCTGGATGCATCATTCAAGACATGCCCAATGGATACTCTAGG gttaCATGGGTTGAACATGCTGAGGTGGAGGAAAATCCAgtgaatcaaatatttaatcACTTTGTAACTAGTGGAGTGGCATTTGGAGCACAAAGATGGTTATCAATCTTGCAAAGACAATGTGAAAGGCTTGCTAGTCTTATGGCTAGAAATATATCTGACCTTGGAG TGATACCATCTCCAGAAGCGCGAAAGAGCTTGATGAATTTGGCACAAAGGATGATCAAGACATTTTGTATGAACATTAGTACTTGTTGTGGTCAATCATGGACAGCTCTTTCTGATTCTCCTGATGACACTGTTAGAATCACTACTAGAAAAGTTACGGAACCAGGACAACCTAATGGACTAATTCTTAGCGCGGTTTCAACTTCTTGGCTTCCATATAATCATTTCCAGGTCTTTGATCTCTTGAGAGATGAACGTCGTAGAGCTCAg TTGGATGTACTTTCAAATGGGAACTCATTACATGAAGTGGCTCATATTGCAAATGGTTCACATCCAGGGAATTGCATCTCTCTTCTTCGAATTAAT GTGGCTAGCAATTCATCTCAAAGTGTAGAGCTAATGCTACAAGAGAGTTGCACGGATGATTCAGGGAGCCTGGTGGTCTACACAACAGTAGACGTGGACGCGATCCAGCTAGCTATGAACGGGGAGGATCCATCGTGCATTCCTCTTCTTCCCTTAGGGTTTGTAATAACACCAATCAATAACGGACAAGTCAATATGAACAACAGTGACAACAACGTCTCTGGTACTGAGGCTAATTCATCTCAATCTTCCGAAAAGAGACAGAACTTGTCCTCAATTCAAGAGTATTCAGGAGGATGCCTACTCACCGTTGGATTACAAGTCCTCGCTAGCACGATCCCAAGTGCAAAGCTCAATCTATCTAGCGTCACTGCTATTAACCATCATTTATGCAACACCGTACAACAAATCAATGCTGCACTTGTTGCTTTTTACCCCGACACAGAGATAACTGCACCATCATCTCCACCACCACAACAACCAAAATCGTCCAAGCAAGCGGACGAAAACTCAAATTCCTAA
- the TMT gene encoding gamma-tocopherol methyltransferase isoform 2 (isoform 2 is encoded by transcript variant 2): MGSQCYSAYSIQSLNPTCPSSSSSSVIFTLLKPQIHRRRIITCCNSSRRRRRMASVAAMNAVSSSSVEVGIQNQQELKKGIADLYDESSGIWEDIWGDHMHHGYYEPKSSVELSDHRAAQIRMIEQALSFAAISEDPAKKPTSIVDVGCGIGGSSRYLAKKYGATAKGITLSPVQAERAQALADAQGLGDKVSFQVADALNQPFPDGQFDLVWSMESGEHMPNKEKFVGELARVAAPGGTIILVTWCHRDLSPSEESLTPEEKELLNKICKAFYLPAWCSTADYVKLLQSNSLQDIKAEDWSENVAPFWPAVIKSALTWKGFTSVLRSGWKTIKAALAMPLMIEGYKKGLIKFAIITCRKPE, encoded by the exons ATGGGCAGCCAATGCTATTCCGCTTATTCTATCCAATCATTGAACCCCACGTGTCCatcatcttcttcctcctctGTTATCTTCACTCTTCTTAAACCCCAGATTCACAGAAGAAGAATCATTACTTGTTGTaatagtagtagaagaagaagaagaatggctAGTGTTGCTGCGATGAATGCTGTGTCTTCGTCATCTGTAGAAGTTGGAATACAGAATCAACAGGAGCTGAAAAAAGGAATTGCAGATTTATATGATGAGTCTTCTGGGATTTGGGAAGATATTTGGGGTGACCATATGCATCATGGATATTATGAACCTAAATCCTCTGTGGAACTTTCAGATCATCGTGCTGCTCAGATCCGTATGATTGAACAGGCTCTAAGTTTTGCTGCTATTTCTG AAGATCCAGCGAAGAAACCAACGTCCATAGTTGATGTTGGATGTGGCATCGGTGGCAGTTCTAGGTACCTTGCAAAGAAATATGGCGCTACAGCTAAAGGTATCACTTTGAGTCCTGTACAAGCAGAGAGGGCTCAAGCTCTTGCTGATGCTCAGGGATTAGGTGATAAG GTTTCATTTCAAGTAGCAGACGCCTTGAATCAGCCTTTTCCAGATGGGCAATTCGACTTGGTTTGGTCCATGGAGAGTGGAGAACACATGCCGAACAAAGAAAAG TTTGTTGGCGAATTAGCTCGAGTGGCAGCACCAGGAGGCACAATCATCCTTGTCACATGGTGCCACAGGGACCTTTCCCCTTCGGAGGAATCTCTGACTCCAGAGGAGAAAGAGCTGTTAAATAAGATATGCAAAGCCTTCTATCTTCCGGCTTGGTGTTCCACTGCTGATTATGTGAAGTTACTTCAATCCAATTCTCTTCAG GATATCAAGGCAGAAGACTGGTCTGAGAATGTTGCTCCATTTTGGCCAGCAGTCATAAAGTCAGCACTGACATGGAAGGGCTTCACATCAGTACTACGCAGTG GATGGAAGACAATCAAAGCTGCACTGGCAATGCCACTGATGATTGAAGGATACAAGAAAGGTCTCATCAAATTTGCCATCATCACATGTCGAAAACCTGAATA A